A single window of Acidobacteriota bacterium DNA harbors:
- a CDS encoding OsmC family protein yields the protein MEDKIVVNGVDVTRLFNTINAIKETPTLATFNFRASNQWIKGGHNRSTIKEFYGAGQEDETRSRPFIFDADEPDILLGEDQGANPVEFVLHALAGCLTTSLVYHAAAQGIHLESVESTLEGELDLQGFLGLSDDIRNGYNDIRVTFNIRSDAPVEKLRELCELAQKRSPVFDIVSNPVPVTVQLAM from the coding sequence ATGGAAGATAAAATCGTCGTAAACGGCGTTGATGTTACAAGGTTATTCAACACCATCAATGCCATTAAAGAAACGCCCACCCTGGCAACGTTTAATTTCCGTGCCAGCAATCAATGGATTAAAGGCGGTCATAACCGTTCAACTATCAAAGAATTTTACGGAGCCGGTCAAGAAGATGAAACGCGCTCCCGTCCCTTTATTTTCGATGCCGATGAACCGGATATTTTGTTGGGCGAAGACCAGGGCGCAAACCCCGTTGAATTTGTGCTGCACGCGCTTGCCGGTTGTTTAACCACGAGTTTGGTCTATCACGCGGCAGCGCAGGGCATTCATCTCGAAAGTGTGGAATCGACGCTGGAAGGCGAACTTGATTTACAGGGGTTTCTGGGACTCTCAGATGACATCCGAAATGGTTATAACGACATTCGCGTCACCTTCAATATCCGTTCGGATGCGCCGGTTGAAAAATTGCGAGAACTTTGTGAACTGGCGCAAAAACGTTCGCCGGTGTTCGATATTGTTTCCAATCCGGTGCCGGTCACTGTGCAACTTGCAATGTAG
- a CDS encoding S41 family peptidase, whose protein sequence is MITKGLLIFVLLISILPAQLFAQGQATAEKAERAYQQKDYSTSAQLYIQAIAEGERSASTYYNAACSLALAGKKDEAFLHLQEAVKGGWVNTNHLKQDTDLNSLHSDSRWQPLVENCAAQEKRQKAFWEGAALKTPFRENLSEDEKIAGLSRFWSEVKFNFANFDLVQGLDWDKLYLDYLPRVRQTQSTFEYYRVLMEMCAKLKDGHTNVYAPAELADETYARPAIATRLIEGKIIVRRVMDEKLAQDGIVQGLEITEINGQPAKQYADERVAPFQSASTKQDLEVRAFDYFLFSGSIREPLVLTFADADGKQLKRTLTRLSLKDRAKLIPNAPLTEFKVLPGNIGLLSLNGFDNDQSVKLFEAAYPEIEKTDALIIDIRNNGGGNSGFGYRILSYLTDQPFQTSKWQTRSYRPAYRAWGTPDDWYRSEAGKSNPIGSKLYSKPVVVLTSPRTYSAAEDFAVAFEVMKRGKIIGEATGGSTGQPLFFSLPGGGNARVCTKRDAFPDGREFVGVGVQPDISVLPTLADFRAGRDAVLEAAVLEIKKQLKK, encoded by the coding sequence ATGATTACCAAAGGTTTATTGATTTTCGTTTTACTCATTTCGATTTTACCTGCACAGCTTTTTGCGCAGGGACAGGCGACTGCTGAAAAAGCTGAGCGCGCTTATCAACAAAAAGATTATTCAACCAGCGCCCAACTCTACATTCAGGCGATTGCAGAAGGTGAGCGAAGCGCCAGCACATATTACAATGCCGCCTGTAGCCTGGCGCTCGCTGGCAAAAAAGATGAAGCGTTTTTGCATCTGCAAGAAGCCGTCAAAGGCGGCTGGGTCAATACCAATCATTTAAAACAGGACACGGATTTAAACAGCCTGCATAGCGACTCGCGCTGGCAACCGCTGGTTGAGAATTGTGCGGCTCAGGAAAAACGCCAAAAGGCGTTTTGGGAAGGCGCGGCGTTGAAAACCCCGTTTCGCGAAAACCTCAGCGAAGATGAAAAGATTGCCGGGCTTTCCAGGTTTTGGTCGGAAGTCAAATTCAACTTTGCCAATTTCGACCTGGTGCAGGGTTTGGATTGGGACAAACTCTATCTCGACTATTTGCCCAGAGTCCGACAAACCCAATCAACTTTTGAATACTACCGGGTGTTGATGGAGATGTGCGCCAAACTCAAAGACGGACACACCAATGTCTATGCGCCTGCCGAACTTGCCGATGAAACCTATGCGAGACCCGCAATCGCCACGCGCTTAATCGAAGGCAAAATTATTGTGCGTCGCGTGATGGATGAAAAACTCGCGCAGGATGGCATTGTTCAAGGGTTGGAAATTACCGAAATCAATGGGCAGCCCGCAAAGCAGTATGCCGACGAGCGCGTCGCGCCCTTTCAGAGCGCCTCGACCAAACAGGATTTGGAAGTTCGCGCCTTTGACTATTTTTTATTCTCCGGTTCAATCAGAGAACCGCTGGTGTTGACTTTCGCAGATGCTGATGGCAAACAACTGAAAAGGACGTTGACGCGATTGTCGCTAAAAGACCGGGCGAAACTCATCCCCAATGCGCCGCTCACGGAATTCAAAGTGTTGCCGGGCAACATCGGGTTGCTGTCGCTCAATGGATTTGACAACGACCAGTCGGTAAAACTTTTTGAAGCCGCTTACCCGGAGATTGAAAAAACCGATGCCTTGATTATTGATATTCGTAACAATGGTGGCGGCAATAGCGGTTTCGGTTATCGCATTCTCAGTTATCTCACAGACCAGCCGTTTCAAACGTCAAAATGGCAGACCCGCAGTTATCGCCCAGCCTATCGCGCCTGGGGAACCCCCGATGACTGGTATCGCAGCGAAGCCGGCAAGTCAAACCCCATCGGCTCGAAACTGTATTCAAAACCGGTTGTGGTGCTCACCAGTCCGCGCACTTATTCTGCCGCAGAAGATTTTGCCGTAGCTTTCGAGGTGATGAAACGCGGCAAAATCATTGGCGAAGCGACAGGCGGCAGCACCGGGCAACCGCTGTTTTTCAGTCTGCCGGGAGGCGGCAATGCGCGGGTTTGTACGAAACGCGATGCTTTTCCCGATGGACGCGAATTCGTTGGCGTCGGCGTTCAACCTGACATTTCCGTGTTGCCGACGCTTGCCGATTTTCGTGCCGGACGCGATGCGGTTTTAGAAGCGGCTGTGCTCGAAATCAAAAAACAACTTAAAAAATAG
- a CDS encoding universal stress protein, producing the protein MSERMKILLAYDGSACADHAIEDMQRAGLPAEADALVVAVEEVWLPAPPMSSYEIVEKMVLPEGQVATQMAPVAGFRAEDSEAYKLAEEAQRKIQRLFPAWQVTIKCAIGSPATEVLRIADEWKPDLIVVGSHGRTALGRFFFGSVSHKIVTEAHATVRVSRCAETNGVEKEKLLIAVDGSMNAETAIQTVAHRQFPAETEARVVIVTDPLKPSLVGAFIPRVSEWVDESNKDERNWARDTARQQAEILNRAGFLASYAVREGDPRRELIREAEDWNATTIFVGARGLNTVDRFLLGSVSAAIAQRAECTVEIVRPKT; encoded by the coding sequence ATGAGCGAACGAATGAAGATTTTGCTTGCCTATGATGGTTCCGCGTGCGCAGACCATGCCATTGAAGATATGCAACGCGCCGGATTGCCTGCCGAAGCTGATGCTTTGGTTGTAGCGGTTGAAGAGGTTTGGCTGCCCGCGCCGCCCATGTCGAGTTATGAAATCGTTGAAAAAATGGTTTTGCCCGAAGGCCAGGTAGCCACGCAAATGGCTCCCGTAGCCGGTTTCAGGGCAGAAGACAGCGAAGCTTATAAATTGGCAGAGGAAGCCCAACGGAAAATCCAACGGTTGTTTCCTGCCTGGCAGGTGACGATCAAATGCGCCATCGGTTCACCGGCAACCGAAGTTTTACGAATTGCCGATGAATGGAAACCGGATTTGATTGTCGTGGGTTCGCACGGACGCACGGCGCTCGGGCGCTTCTTTTTTGGCAGCGTATCACACAAAATTGTGACCGAAGCGCATGCGACAGTGCGGGTTTCGCGATGTGCGGAAACCAATGGGGTCGAAAAAGAGAAGTTGCTGATTGCGGTTGATGGGTCGATGAATGCGGAAACTGCCATCCAGACCGTCGCGCATAGACAATTTCCCGCAGAAACCGAGGCGCGTGTGGTGATTGTTACAGACCCGCTCAAACCTTCACTGGTCGGAGCTTTTATTCCGCGCGTCAGCGAATGGGTTGATGAGAGCAACAAAGATGAGCGCAACTGGGCGCGGGATACGGCGCGTCAGCAGGCGGAAATTTTAAACCGCGCCGGTTTTCTGGCTTCTTATGCGGTGCGCGAAGGCGACCCGCGACGCGAACTGATTCGCGAAGCCGAAGACTGGAACGCGACCACCATTTTCGTTGGCGCGAGAGGGTTGAATACGGTTGATCGGTTCCTGCTTGGCAGCGTATCGGCAGCCATTGCCCAACGCGCCGAATGCACCGTTGAAATCGTGCGCCCGAAAACCT